In one window of Candidatus Bathyarchaeota archaeon DNA:
- a CDS encoding succinylglutamate desuccinylase/aspartoacylase family protein, which yields MTKFSVGPIAVERGTKEYGTIPVTTMSTGFKIEVPIHIIAGREPGPTVTLIPMLHGHEFSVIDVIFEALKRVNPRHLKGNIIATTVTNPLAFQMGTRSSWFDGQWGPINDLNRAFPGNPQGWIVERIAYQISEHIIPVSDVILDFHGESTHKFAAAYYAYRHDSPGKLGKEADKVTRDLGLEIIVDIGSPQPGSIIGYARSQGKVGVGIEVCDFWGLEGETRVDEPRRTITEAGLTCITNSLKNLDMIEGEIKLPRRQVVLEAGYTGVTPESGGLLCPGVTREDIGRVYEKDKSLGEVINPYTFEVLDNLQMPYEESVVLAVKDWRPFTHIEPGGSDVAFEVSDWNKKRWITRSAEEGTIID from the coding sequence TTGACGAAATTCAGCGTAGGTCCCATTGCCGTGGAGAGGGGAACAAAGGAATATGGCACCATCCCCGTGACCACGATGTCAACGGGCTTCAAGATAGAGGTACCGATCCATATCATCGCAGGGAGGGAGCCTGGGCCAACTGTGACACTTATCCCAATGCTCCATGGTCATGAGTTTAGCGTCATAGATGTCATCTTTGAGGCCTTGAAGCGGGTGAATCCTCGACACCTGAAGGGGAACATCATCGCGACCACTGTGACCAATCCCCTGGCGTTCCAGATGGGCACCCGGTCCTCTTGGTTTGATGGGCAGTGGGGGCCCATTAACGACCTAAACAGGGCCTTCCCCGGGAATCCTCAAGGCTGGATCGTAGAACGGATTGCTTACCAGATCTCAGAGCATATTATCCCCGTCTCCGACGTCATTCTAGACTTCCATGGTGAATCAACCCACAAATTCGCCGCCGCGTACTACGCCTACCGTCATGACTCTCCGGGCAAGCTGGGAAAGGAGGCGGACAAAGTCACTAGGGACCTAGGGCTCGAGATCATCGTGGACATAGGGAGCCCCCAACCCGGCTCAATAATAGGGTACGCCCGGAGCCAGGGCAAGGTCGGGGTTGGAATTGAAGTCTGCGACTTTTGGGGCCTCGAGGGGGAGACGAGGGTGGATGAGCCCAGGCGCACTATAACAGAGGCAGGTCTCACCTGCATCACGAACAGCTTGAAGAACCTCGATATGATAGAGGGAGAGATTAAGCTGCCCCGGAGGCAGGTCGTCCTCGAAGCAGGCTATACGGGGGTTACACCCGAGTCAGGGGGGCTCCTCTGCCCCGGGGTAACCCGGGAGGATATCGGCAGGGTCTATGAAAAGGATAAGTCTCTTGGGGAGGTTATCAACCCCTATACTTTCGAGGTCCTCGACAATCTCCAGATGCCCTACGAGGAGTCTGTGGTCCTCGCCGTCAAGGACTGGCGGCCCTTCACTCATATCGAGCCTGGAGGTAGCGACGTTGCCTTTGAAGTCTCTGACTGGAACAAAAAAAGGTGGATTACTCGATCCGCGGAGGAAGGGACTATCATTGACTGA
- the npdG gene encoding NADPH-dependent F420 reductase, giving the protein MKIGILGGTGNMGRGLTIRLALEHNILLGSRSLEKAGRIAKNLNNIARGFYLDEMHGTIKGVMNVKAIKDSEVVIITLPAKHSLSTLKDLKDQFSPEKVVVSTVVPMTRKKKLFYWTPLEERDDPGFQGRSASEAIQDIVEPSPVITAFQTVPAAYLNNIDAVLNVDVLIAGNHKLALAKVSKLVRDIPNLRPLRVGPLINSKWIESLTPLLLNAAVLNGLHDPTIRVIPWMPS; this is encoded by the coding sequence ATGAAAATCGGCATCCTCGGTGGCACAGGGAATATGGGGCGAGGCCTCACTATCCGCCTTGCTTTAGAGCATAATATCCTTCTGGGATCCCGGAGCCTCGAAAAGGCAGGGCGCATCGCAAAAAACCTGAACAATATTGCCAGGGGCTTTTACCTTGACGAAATGCATGGCACTATCAAAGGCGTTATGAACGTTAAGGCGATCAAGGACTCCGAAGTAGTCATAATCACCCTCCCTGCGAAACATAGCCTCTCAACCCTTAAAGACCTCAAGGATCAATTCTCACCGGAGAAAGTCGTTGTATCCACAGTAGTCCCTATGACAAGAAAGAAGAAGCTATTTTATTGGACTCCCTTAGAGGAGAGGGACGACCCAGGATTCCAGGGGCGCTCTGCCTCAGAAGCGATCCAAGACATCGTAGAGCCATCACCTGTGATCACTGCATTCCAGACGGTGCCGGCTGCATACCTGAATAATATAGACGCGGTTCTAAACGTCGATGTCCTCATCGCAGGGAATCATAAACTTGCCCTCGCTAAGGTTTCGAAGCTGGTCAGGGATATCCCAAATCTTCGCCCACTCCGGGTGGGGCCCTTAATTAACTCAAAGTGGATCGAGTCCCTTACTCCACTTCTCCTCAATGCCGCAGTGCTGAACGGGCTCCATGACCCGACAATCAGGGTGATTCCTTGGATGCCTTCCTAG
- a CDS encoding NAD(P)-dependent oxidoreductase — translation MKGDGSKVLVSGASGFIGANIVRCLAEKGYSVLGTTRREGGPGPLVNDYLGVVGNRVAWITCDLRDSEAVMNLAEDYDIWGIIHAAVFTPASRDLEQTRSRDILESNLMGTVNTLELAKEAAVGRYIYISSSGVYGSSGNPDESVLESSPTPYLQASGFYRTTKIACERLTEYYCSLFPMTTTSMRVGAPYGCMERPTSSRQRMGPIHRLLELILTKGRDRLRVRELEYTRDWTFAMDTARCIISGLTAPAPLSSVYNVTCGIDSSLKDILTTIQSVPGVDFEWEEVEDNEDADFPDNVGIRRGPLNIEKARKELGFEPKYDLPRGIKAYINWWKGVTEKGLWP, via the coding sequence ATGAAAGGTGATGGATCCAAGGTCCTAGTGAGCGGCGCCTCCGGGTTTATAGGGGCTAACATAGTTCGATGCCTTGCCGAGAAAGGCTATAGCGTCCTAGGGACTACTCGAAGGGAGGGCGGGCCCGGACCTTTAGTCAATGATTATCTTGGGGTCGTTGGTAATAGAGTTGCCTGGATAACCTGCGACCTGAGGGACTCTGAGGCCGTGATGAATCTCGCTGAAGATTATGATATCTGGGGCATTATCCACGCAGCCGTATTCACCCCCGCCTCTAGGGATCTGGAGCAGACAAGGTCGAGAGACATTCTCGAGTCCAATCTCATGGGGACCGTGAACACTCTGGAGCTCGCAAAAGAGGCTGCTGTGGGTAGGTACATTTACATCTCCTCCTCCGGAGTCTATGGTAGTTCCGGGAACCCTGACGAATCCGTACTGGAGTCGTCCCCCACTCCGTACCTCCAGGCGAGCGGGTTCTACCGTACCACAAAGATAGCATGCGAGCGCCTTACTGAGTACTATTGCAGCCTCTTCCCGATGACCACCACCAGTATGCGGGTCGGCGCCCCCTATGGGTGTATGGAGAGACCTACATCCTCCAGACAACGCATGGGCCCCATCCACAGGCTCCTTGAGCTGATCCTCACCAAGGGGAGAGATAGGCTCCGGGTCAGGGAGCTTGAATATACCAGAGACTGGACATTCGCCATGGATACTGCAAGGTGCATCATATCCGGATTAACGGCCCCGGCGCCATTGAGCTCAGTCTATAACGTCACATGTGGGATCGACTCAAGTCTCAAGGATATACTAACTACAATCCAAAGTGTGCCCGGGGTCGACTTTGAGTGGGAGGAGGTAGAGGACAATGAGGACGCCGACTTCCCAGATAACGTGGGAATCCGCCGGGGCCCCTTGAATATCGAAAAAGCCCGCAAAGAGCTGGGTTTTGAGCCCAAGTATGACTTACCACGCGGGATTAAGGCCTATATCAACTGGTGGAAAGGAGTAACGGAAAAAGGGCTCTGGCCCTAG
- a CDS encoding dipeptidase, translated as MFKLTQEQEERAKAIHRSSVVVDTHNDTILQIIRAPPFADNGTRVLPPRRTLGERSKDGQIDIPRARDGGVNVLLFAMYVSPHHRARLRRLLQMLDAFYTEVEANPDTIALATNYDEIIYALKAKKIAAIITIEGGEPLEEDIGALRMMYRLGVRSLTLTHFPRNELGDGSGADSGSHLSKFGREVVEEMNRLGMLIDISHLNETGFWDVMELSQDPVLASHSNCRALCSHHRNLTDDQIKALADNGGVMNLSFCAGFIKEGVNNRETLYKVTLNDWLDHLDHAVNLVGPNHIGLGSDLDGGCGFPGLDDVTMFPELTRGMISRGYADHEIKKILGTNDLRVFKKVLS; from the coding sequence TTGTTCAAACTCACCCAGGAGCAGGAGGAGAGGGCTAAGGCCATCCATAGAAGTTCAGTAGTGGTGGATACTCATAACGACACTATCCTCCAAATCATCAGAGCGCCCCCCTTCGCCGATAATGGCACCAGGGTGCTACCCCCAAGGAGGACTTTGGGCGAGAGGTCCAAAGACGGCCAGATCGACATTCCCCGAGCACGTGACGGGGGCGTTAACGTCCTCCTCTTTGCGATGTATGTAAGTCCTCATCATAGGGCCCGTCTACGACGTCTTCTCCAAATGCTGGACGCCTTTTATACTGAGGTCGAGGCGAACCCTGATACTATCGCTCTCGCTACCAACTATGATGAGATCATCTACGCACTAAAAGCCAAAAAGATAGCTGCCATCATCACTATAGAGGGCGGTGAGCCATTAGAGGAGGATATTGGGGCCCTTAGGATGATGTATAGGCTTGGGGTTAGATCCCTTACTTTAACCCACTTCCCCAGAAACGAGCTGGGGGACGGCTCAGGGGCTGACTCGGGGAGCCATCTCTCAAAATTCGGGCGGGAAGTAGTTGAGGAGATGAACCGCCTGGGTATGCTCATAGACATCAGCCATCTTAACGAAACAGGGTTCTGGGATGTTATGGAACTCTCCCAGGATCCAGTTCTAGCTTCTCACAGTAACTGCAGGGCTTTATGTAGCCATCATAGGAACCTTACTGATGATCAGATCAAGGCCCTTGCAGATAATGGGGGGGTAATGAACCTCAGTTTTTGCGCCGGGTTTATCAAGGAAGGCGTCAACAACCGCGAAACTCTTTACAAGGTCACTCTCAATGATTGGCTTGATCACCTTGATCATGCAGTCAACCTCGTTGGCCCCAACCACATTGGCCTAGGCTCGGATCTAGACGGGGGATGCGGCTTTCCAGGGTTAGATGACGTCACAATGTTTCCTGAACTCACCCGTGGCATGATCTCTAGGGGCTACGCCGACCATGAAATCAAAAAGATCCTCGGGACAAACGATCTCAGGGTCTTCAAGAAGGTGCTTTCTTAA
- a CDS encoding Gfo/Idh/MocA family oxidoreductase, with product MLRLMLVGCGNRGRKWARVVKANLDCEIAAYVDIDPKALIRVKKECDGKDVLSFTDYTEAAENVDIDAAIIVTPPQYHHEQAIYLLEKGLHLIVEKPLTEDFETSLEIVKLAEAKGLNLTVGMQFRYMPITLAYRELFERGDLGRPSFSQFSYIRTRNPISYKGRILNQYCNDMAHTFLLEQAIHHIDLIRFVYSSDVEWVQSHEWNPADWGFNPYKQDPNVSILLNLKNGMHVNYIGTWISGNSGMTEGIDFRWRTDLERGIIIQKTLFGEDGIYKALRDDIALTKLETGPIEPFYTDTVGLLDEFVGCLKNGRPPKTSGKDHLKTLSVILASIESAVMGKKVYIEEFMKGLGLPKELTR from the coding sequence ATGCTGAGACTCATGCTTGTAGGATGTGGGAACCGGGGGAGAAAATGGGCGAGAGTCGTGAAGGCGAACCTAGACTGCGAAATAGCAGCCTATGTGGACATTGATCCTAAGGCCTTGATCAGAGTCAAGAAAGAGTGCGACGGTAAAGACGTCCTCAGTTTCACGGATTACACTGAAGCCGCGGAAAATGTGGATATTGACGCCGCCATCATCGTCACTCCACCACAGTACCATCACGAGCAGGCCATTTACCTCCTTGAAAAAGGCCTCCACCTGATCGTCGAGAAGCCTCTTACCGAGGATTTTGAGACTAGCCTAGAGATCGTGAAGCTTGCCGAAGCAAAGGGACTAAACCTCACGGTCGGGATGCAGTTCAGATACATGCCGATAACACTGGCGTACAGGGAACTCTTTGAGAGGGGAGACTTGGGTAGGCCCAGCTTCTCCCAATTCTCATACATCCGAACCAGAAATCCCATCAGCTACAAGGGTCGGATACTAAACCAGTACTGTAACGATATGGCCCACACCTTCCTCCTAGAGCAGGCCATTCACCATATAGACCTCATCCGCTTCGTCTACTCCTCAGACGTTGAGTGGGTCCAATCCCATGAGTGGAACCCCGCAGACTGGGGGTTTAACCCCTATAAGCAAGACCCCAACGTCTCCATTCTCCTCAATCTCAAGAATGGAATGCATGTCAACTATATTGGCACATGGATCTCTGGGAATAGCGGGATGACGGAGGGTATCGACTTTAGATGGCGCACCGATCTTGAGAGGGGAATCATTATCCAAAAGACACTATTCGGAGAAGACGGTATCTATAAGGCCCTTCGGGACGACATTGCGCTTACCAAACTGGAGACGGGGCCTATCGAGCCATTCTATACAGACACAGTAGGGCTCCTCGACGAGTTTGTTGGATGCCTCAAGAACGGGAGGCCCCCTAAGACCAGTGGGAAGGACCACCTAAAGACCCTCTCAGTGATATTGGCAAGCATAGAGTCAGCAGTCATGGGAAAGAAGGTCTACATAGAAGAATTCATGAAGGGACTTGGACTCCCCAAGGAACTAACGCGCTAA
- a CDS encoding PadR family transcriptional regulator, protein MSKVKGKIPRGFTRFYVLHLINNAPMTGKGIIMEAEKKSDGLWSPSPGLIYPLLGRLLRDGLIKEAEGGRFIITPIGIQVLSDHSRFQRQLDRQFALVQKLGLSMFTAGKLVAEESMDRILCVTHTVKERMSQGSLELQTRFYEKYREFLKNELSKIKES, encoded by the coding sequence ATGTCTAAAGTAAAGGGAAAGATTCCCAGAGGATTCACAAGATTTTACGTTTTACATCTTATTAATAATGCTCCAATGACCGGAAAGGGAATTATTATGGAGGCAGAGAAAAAGAGCGATGGATTATGGAGTCCCTCACCTGGGCTGATTTACCCTTTGCTTGGAAGACTGTTAAGGGATGGATTGATCAAAGAAGCGGAGGGAGGTAGATTTATTATCACTCCCATTGGCATTCAGGTCCTATCCGATCATTCGAGATTTCAGAGGCAACTGGATCGACAGTTTGCCTTAGTACAAAAGTTGGGGTTATCGATGTTTACTGCTGGAAAATTAGTGGCGGAAGAGTCAATGGACCGAATCCTATGCGTAACTCATACGGTGAAGGAAAGGATGAGCCAAGGGTCCTTGGAACTACAGACGCGTTTTTATGAGAAATATCGAGAATTTTTAAAGAATGAGCTCAGTAAAATTAAGGAAAGTTAA
- a CDS encoding succinylglutamate desuccinylase/aspartoacylase family protein: MTDSFNIGHLSVPAGSRGYGALPVAKMSSGFMINIPMHVITGDPAGPVLCVMACVHAHEYTSIDTIRQLVMNTDPRGISGTIIAIPVVNTMAFSMASRGNWFDGMWGPSGDLGRAAPGNPRGWIVERIAQVLTNEVVPKTEVMIDFHGEAPNRRNFIYYPYIRMGNKGYSQEYRRYVENLGTDLMVEVESSGEGATTGQMLEMGKIGIEVEISDFYGLGEENRGILKRTATEIGVTCIENTMKKMGMIDGEPLKPQRQVVLKGYAQVSPANGGLMRPEVSKRDLGRVIEGGEVIARVYDPYNLEMIEELVAPFEETMLLAVKEGTPFYQVEPAGCDASGFEVCDWSEAVWLNT, from the coding sequence TTGACTGATAGTTTCAATATCGGCCACCTCTCCGTCCCCGCAGGATCCAGAGGCTACGGAGCCCTCCCAGTGGCAAAAATGTCCAGCGGATTCATGATTAACATCCCCATGCACGTCATCACCGGGGACCCGGCTGGACCTGTGCTTTGCGTTATGGCCTGTGTGCACGCCCATGAATATACCTCAATCGACACCATTCGCCAGCTGGTGATGAACACGGATCCTAGAGGAATCTCGGGGACAATCATCGCAATCCCGGTGGTCAATACTATGGCGTTCTCCATGGCGAGCCGGGGCAACTGGTTCGACGGCATGTGGGGGCCTAGTGGAGACCTAGGAAGGGCCGCGCCCGGGAACCCTAGAGGCTGGATTGTAGAGAGGATCGCCCAAGTCCTCACCAACGAGGTAGTCCCAAAGACCGAGGTCATGATCGACTTCCACGGAGAGGCCCCTAACCGGAGGAATTTCATTTACTATCCTTACATCCGGATGGGGAATAAGGGGTACTCTCAGGAGTACCGAAGATATGTGGAGAACCTTGGCACCGACTTAATGGTCGAGGTAGAGTCCTCTGGGGAAGGGGCGACCACGGGCCAGATGCTAGAGATGGGAAAAATTGGCATCGAGGTGGAGATCAGCGACTTTTATGGGCTAGGAGAAGAGAATCGGGGTATCCTCAAGAGGACTGCCACCGAAATTGGGGTGACATGTATAGAAAACACTATGAAAAAGATGGGAATGATTGACGGAGAGCCCCTGAAGCCTCAGAGACAGGTGGTGTTAAAAGGATACGCCCAAGTCTCTCCGGCGAATGGGGGGCTCATGAGACCAGAGGTCTCCAAGCGGGACCTAGGACGAGTAATAGAAGGGGGAGAGGTCATCGCAAGAGTCTACGATCCGTATAACCTGGAGATGATTGAGGAGCTGGTAGCCCCCTTCGAGGAGACTATGCTTTTAGCAGTCAAGGAGGGGACTCCATTCTATCAAGTAGAGCCAGCCGGATGTGATGCCTCTGGGTTCGAGGTTTGCGATTGGAGTGAAGCGGTCTGGTTGAACACATAG
- a CDS encoding aldo/keto reductase translates to MNHVVLGRTGLKVNPFGFGGIPIQRVTEDEAVAVVRRCYDLGVNYFDTARGYTVSEERIGKALKDVRDDVIFATKSGRRTAEGLEADLETSLGNLRTDRVDVYQLHNVSSPEAWAEIKGPGGALTALYRAKDRGQIEHLGITSHDPGICIEIIEEDIFETMMIPFNYLTPIPQERLLPLCRNMNVGTIVMKPFGGGAFTNVNAALRFVLGSENVDVVIPGMMTIGELEENHAVATGSLNLSLEDNALIEIDRAELGVQFCRACNYCQPCQQDIPISYVLRAESQTLKRMGWRSGMEERLIDVIEVTRTCSECAECEDRCPYGLPIRELIQKRADSLEVLLEARILE, encoded by the coding sequence ATGAACCATGTCGTCCTCGGCAGGACAGGTCTTAAGGTCAATCCCTTCGGATTCGGAGGAATCCCCATTCAACGTGTAACTGAAGATGAGGCAGTTGCCGTAGTCCGTCGCTGCTACGATCTTGGGGTTAACTACTTCGACACGGCCAGGGGCTACACCGTAAGTGAGGAGCGAATCGGCAAGGCTCTTAAGGATGTCAGAGATGATGTCATTTTTGCCACAAAGTCTGGCCGCAGGACCGCAGAGGGGTTGGAGGCAGATCTCGAGACCAGCTTGGGGAACCTCCGTACTGATCGGGTTGATGTTTACCAGCTCCATAATGTTTCCAGCCCGGAAGCTTGGGCGGAGATTAAGGGTCCCGGTGGTGCCCTAACGGCACTTTACCGGGCTAAGGACAGAGGTCAGATCGAGCATCTGGGAATCACTAGCCACGACCCGGGGATTTGCATCGAGATCATTGAGGAAGACATCTTCGAGACTATGATGATTCCCTTCAACTATCTCACCCCGATCCCTCAGGAGAGACTCCTCCCACTGTGCCGAAATATGAATGTGGGAACTATTGTTATGAAACCCTTTGGTGGTGGCGCCTTCACCAATGTCAATGCTGCCCTTAGATTTGTCCTTGGGAGCGAGAATGTTGACGTCGTCATCCCTGGGATGATGACTATCGGCGAGTTGGAGGAAAACCACGCCGTTGCTACCGGTTCTCTGAACCTCAGCCTGGAGGACAACGCCCTGATTGAGATAGACAGGGCGGAATTGGGTGTCCAGTTCTGCCGGGCCTGCAACTACTGCCAGCCCTGCCAGCAGGATATCCCCATAAGCTATGTGCTAAGGGCTGAGAGCCAGACGCTAAAGAGGATGGGATGGAGGTCCGGTATGGAGGAGAGGTTGATTGACGTAATTGAGGTGACTCGAACCTGCTCAGAATGCGCAGAGTGCGAGGATAGATGCCCCTATGGTCTTCCCATCAGGGAGCTCATCCAGAAAAGGGCTGACTCCTTGGAAGTTTTACTCGAGGCGAGGATCCTAGAGTGA
- a CDS encoding DUF3830 family protein: MAPVDVPLAMAEPSGKEIEIQIGDVVFTARLLDHKAPKTCAGILSILPYEDITYHQFWSGSGFQIHSPTLKKMAEDYGLWPTANFPDYSENPSIYGCPGDVGFYPVGNGVFISYGKTRFYGPPEGVEPTYIFAEITKDLEKLNEVGRNIGRHGQQTITLREKK; encoded by the coding sequence ATGGCACCGGTAGACGTACCCTTAGCAATGGCTGAGCCATCGGGAAAAGAAATAGAGATCCAGATTGGAGATGTGGTGTTCACAGCGAGGCTGCTGGACCATAAGGCCCCCAAAACCTGCGCGGGCATCCTCAGCATCCTTCCCTATGAGGATATAACATACCACCAGTTCTGGTCGGGCAGCGGGTTTCAGATCCACAGCCCCACCCTGAAAAAGATGGCAGAGGATTATGGCCTCTGGCCCACTGCTAACTTTCCGGACTATAGTGAAAACCCTAGCATCTATGGATGCCCCGGAGACGTGGGCTTTTATCCCGTGGGCAACGGGGTCTTCATTAGTTACGGCAAGACCAGGTTCTACGGTCCCCCTGAGGGTGTTGAACCAACATACATCTTTGCCGAGATCACTAAAGACCTAGAAAAGCTCAACGAGGTGGGCAGGAATATCGGTAGGCACGGCCAACAGACCATCACGCTCCGGGAGAAAAAGTAG